A single genomic interval of Asinibacterium sp. OR53 harbors:
- a CDS encoding SDR family oxidoreductase — protein sequence MDLQLKDKIIIVSGGAKGIGEGISRVLAKEGAIPVIIGRSEADNTATVNAITAEGGKASHVVAELTQPEACEHAVKEVLSKYGKIDGLVNNAGVNDGVGLEKGNYEAFIESLHRNLVHYYLLAHYALPALKSSKGSIVNISSKTAETGQGGTSAYAASNGGRNALTREWAVELLPYSIRVNAIIVAESWTPLYAKWINSLPNPEEKLASITAKIPLEKRMTTTEEIANMTAFLLSARSSHTTGQLIHVDGGYVHLDRAL from the coding sequence ATGGACCTTCAATTAAAAGACAAAATCATCATTGTATCCGGCGGAGCCAAAGGAATAGGCGAGGGGATTTCACGTGTGCTGGCAAAAGAGGGCGCCATTCCCGTGATCATTGGCCGGAGCGAAGCCGATAACACGGCAACGGTTAATGCCATCACTGCCGAAGGTGGAAAAGCTTCCCATGTGGTGGCCGAGCTTACCCAGCCAGAAGCCTGTGAACATGCGGTAAAAGAGGTATTGAGCAAGTATGGAAAGATCGACGGACTCGTGAACAATGCCGGTGTGAACGACGGTGTGGGACTGGAGAAAGGTAATTATGAGGCTTTCATAGAATCCCTCCACAGAAACCTGGTACATTATTACCTGCTGGCGCATTATGCTTTACCAGCCTTGAAATCATCGAAAGGGTCTATTGTGAATATCAGTTCCAAAACAGCGGAAACAGGCCAGGGAGGCACTTCTGCTTATGCTGCTTCGAATGGCGGCCGTAATGCACTGACAAGGGAATGGGCCGTTGAATTATTACCCTACAGTATTCGTGTCAATGCCATCATTGTAGCAGAAAGCTGGACGCCGCTATACGCAAAATGGATCAACAGCCTGCCCAATCCGGAAGAAAAGCTGGCATCCATCACAGCAAAAATCCCGCTGGAAAAAAGAATGACCACGACCGAAGAGATCGCCAATATGACGGCTTTTCTTTTGTCGGCACGCTCCAGCCATACCACCGGCCAACTGATCCATGTAGATGGCGGCTATGTACACCTCGACCGCGCCCTATAA
- a CDS encoding beta-N-acetylhexosaminidase → MMINKGKLWMVLPILAGTFFCFDKLPAQPADARASWRGPQSLETLHSAPVPLIPFPQQVTWRKGRYLINAASIVYYIRKDSAAVSGALRSLRTQLPAGDIVVRSLPSDNMNRTTKRNGIVLLIDSNMHLKHEGYTLQVHEQWVTITGKDAAGLYYGVQTFHQLMQHTGNIHYLPACMITDWPAFAVRGFMHDNGRNFQEISSLKKQLDRLSAYKFNTFHWHLTDNPAWRPQSKIYPQLNEARYRKGGRDPEKSYSFDDIRELVRYAKKRAITIIPELDMPGHSAYFQRTFGFRMESEQGMQVLEKLIDEFCNELPVADCPVIHIGSDEVHVPNPTAFIARMAARVKANGRKVMVWNPGLPPEKGTIEQVWRDDLTSGSLRRDDNPYVDSYAGYLNSYDALSLVQRYFFQQVCNKEQGDAVALGGILCCWPDTKVDDKRKIFLHNPVWPGALAYSEAVWCGRPQPGEHYMAALPAATSTAGQYFHEFEMRLASHRDRFFTGEPFPYARFGNIEWEMTGPYYRSSQQEPSTAFAPEKSDGGVDTVKVRKITGGVVRMEGWLDRSIITGGHANETVYLKMYINSSEAKTIHVMTGFEAAVRSNRRSAGIPANGRWDANGGAIFVNGKELPGPQWQHPGGYRYLKPTWETPANEIPFTDEEFYWSRPPATIKLKKGSNTILVRVPRTYPDQAWMFAFVPVRMNAAGRWVEDGSVLK, encoded by the coding sequence ATGATGATAAACAAAGGCAAGTTGTGGATGGTATTACCCATACTGGCGGGAACGTTTTTTTGTTTTGATAAACTTCCTGCGCAACCGGCGGATGCTCGTGCATCCTGGCGTGGACCGCAATCTTTGGAGACGTTACATTCAGCCCCGGTACCATTGATCCCTTTTCCGCAACAGGTAACATGGAGAAAAGGCCGTTACCTGATCAATGCTGCCTCAATTGTTTATTATATAAGAAAAGACAGCGCAGCGGTCTCTGGCGCGCTTCGTTCATTGCGTACTCAATTGCCTGCCGGTGATATTGTTGTTCGGTCATTGCCATCGGATAACATGAATCGGACAACGAAAAGAAATGGCATCGTATTATTGATCGATTCCAACATGCATTTGAAACACGAAGGCTACACGCTTCAGGTGCATGAGCAATGGGTAACCATCACCGGTAAGGATGCTGCAGGATTATATTATGGTGTACAGACTTTTCACCAGTTGATGCAACATACCGGTAATATCCATTACCTGCCTGCCTGTATGATTACCGACTGGCCGGCATTTGCGGTGAGGGGATTCATGCACGATAATGGGCGTAATTTTCAAGAGATCAGTTCGCTTAAAAAGCAACTCGACCGTCTTTCTGCTTATAAATTCAATACTTTTCACTGGCATCTGACAGACAATCCAGCCTGGAGGCCACAGAGTAAAATTTATCCGCAGCTCAACGAAGCCAGGTATCGTAAAGGAGGAAGGGATCCGGAAAAATCTTACAGCTTCGACGATATCCGTGAACTGGTACGTTATGCAAAAAAGCGCGCCATTACCATCATACCAGAACTCGATATGCCGGGTCATAGTGCTTATTTTCAGCGCACATTCGGTTTCAGAATGGAATCGGAACAAGGCATGCAGGTATTGGAAAAACTGATTGACGAATTCTGCAATGAATTGCCGGTAGCTGATTGCCCTGTGATCCACATTGGTTCGGATGAAGTGCATGTGCCCAACCCCACTGCATTCATCGCGCGCATGGCCGCCCGCGTAAAAGCAAATGGAAGAAAAGTAATGGTTTGGAATCCAGGCCTGCCGCCTGAAAAAGGCACTATTGAACAAGTCTGGCGGGACGATCTCACCAGTGGCAGTCTGCGCAGGGATGATAATCCTTATGTAGATTCTTATGCAGGTTACCTGAACTCCTATGATGCACTGAGCCTGGTGCAGCGTTATTTTTTTCAGCAGGTTTGTAATAAGGAACAGGGCGATGCTGTTGCGTTGGGAGGCATCCTTTGCTGCTGGCCCGATACCAAGGTAGATGATAAAAGAAAGATATTCCTCCATAACCCTGTATGGCCCGGAGCGCTTGCATACAGTGAAGCGGTATGGTGTGGAAGACCGCAACCTGGTGAGCATTATATGGCAGCTTTACCGGCTGCAACATCAACAGCTGGCCAATATTTTCATGAATTTGAAATGCGGCTGGCCAGTCACCGCGATCGTTTTTTTACCGGAGAACCTTTTCCTTACGCGCGTTTTGGCAATATTGAATGGGAGATGACAGGCCCCTATTACAGAAGCAGTCAACAAGAACCATCAACAGCTTTTGCACCCGAAAAAAGTGATGGAGGTGTTGATACGGTTAAAGTCCGCAAGATAACAGGGGGGGTGGTACGTATGGAAGGATGGTTGGATCGAAGCATCATCACAGGCGGGCATGCCAATGAAACAGTTTATCTTAAAATGTATATCAACAGCAGCGAGGCAAAGACAATCCATGTGATGACGGGTTTTGAAGCTGCTGTTCGTTCCAACCGGCGCAGCGCAGGTATACCGGCCAACGGCCGGTGGGATGCCAATGGAGGAGCCATTTTTGTGAATGGTAAAGAACTGCCTGGGCCGCAATGGCAACATCCTGGTGGATACCGTTACCTGAAACCCACCTGGGAAACACCAGCCAATGAAATTCCGTTTACTGATGAAGAATTCTATTGGAGCCGTCCGCCGGCTACCATCAAATTAAAAAAAGGATCGAATACCATCCTGGTGCGGGTACCGCGTACCTATCCGGACCAGGCCTGGATGTTTGCATTCGTACCTGTTCGAATGAATGCTGCCGGCAGATGGGTAGAGGATGGTTCTGTATTAAAATAA
- a CDS encoding GH92 family glycosyl hydrolase, translating into MKRKTLFLLALLINSLASFAQMVHKVTDPADWVNPLMGTDSRPALSNGNTYPAIAVPWGMNFWTPQTGPMGSGWQYTYNPEASPKSNGSYKIRGFKQTHQPSPWMNDYGQFSIMPVTGKLKFNQDDRASWFSHKAETAKPYYYSVYLADADITTEITPTERAAQFRITYPAADSSFIVIDAFDKGSYVKIIPAEHKIIGYTTRTSRSVPKNFKNYFVIYIDKAFDVQYVWRGNELVKDALEMNDNHAGAVVGFKTARGEKVHLKVASSFIGFEQAELNLKRELANDAFDATLAKAKQAWNNTLGRVAVEGGTVDQVRTFYSCFYRAVCFPQRMYEINSENKVVHYSPYTGQTYPGYLYAGTGFWDTFRALYPFLNLVYPSINKEMQEGLLNDYKEGGWLPEWSSPGYANVMVGNNSASVVSEAWLKGLRGYDIHTLYQALLHGANNEGPLTAVGRAGVKYYNELGYVPYDVKLNENAARTLEYAYDDYAIYKLGKALGRPKEETDLYAKRSLNYRNLFDPETKLMRGKNKDGNFQKPFNPFKWGDAFTEGNSWHYSWSVFHDIQGLINLMGGRQTFVKMLDSVFIMPPVFDESYYGGVIHEIREMQLVNMGQYAHGNQPIQHMLYLYNYAGEPWKTQYWVREAMNRLYLATPDGYCGDEDNGQTSAWYLFSALGFYPVTPASDQYVLGAPLFRKATIKLENGKQVVIDAPANSKENLYVQQLQWNNTSYNKNWLGHSALQQGAVLKFTMGDQPNKQRGISETSFPYSFSTDKENPFLKK; encoded by the coding sequence ATGAAAAGAAAAACGCTCTTCCTGCTGGCCCTGCTGATCAATAGCCTGGCTTCATTTGCACAGATGGTTCATAAAGTAACAGATCCTGCCGACTGGGTGAACCCGCTCATGGGAACGGATTCAAGACCAGCCTTATCCAACGGCAATACCTATCCCGCCATTGCAGTGCCCTGGGGAATGAATTTCTGGACACCGCAAACAGGCCCTATGGGCAGTGGATGGCAGTACACTTATAATCCCGAAGCATCGCCTAAATCAAATGGCAGCTATAAGATCAGGGGTTTCAAGCAAACGCACCAGCCATCACCCTGGATGAATGATTACGGGCAATTTTCCATCATGCCGGTGACGGGCAAACTGAAATTCAACCAGGATGACAGGGCCAGTTGGTTCTCACACAAAGCAGAAACGGCCAAGCCTTATTATTACAGCGTTTACCTGGCCGATGCCGATATCACAACAGAGATCACACCCACAGAACGTGCGGCGCAGTTCCGTATTACGTATCCGGCGGCAGACAGTTCCTTTATTGTGATAGATGCTTTTGATAAAGGAAGCTATGTCAAGATCATTCCCGCAGAACATAAGATCATCGGTTATACTACCCGCACCAGCAGGAGCGTACCTAAAAACTTCAAAAATTATTTTGTCATCTATATCGACAAAGCTTTCGACGTGCAGTATGTATGGCGTGGCAATGAGTTGGTGAAAGATGCACTTGAAATGAATGACAATCACGCAGGAGCAGTAGTGGGCTTTAAAACCGCCCGTGGCGAAAAAGTGCACCTGAAAGTGGCATCTTCTTTCATCGGCTTTGAACAGGCCGAACTGAACCTGAAAAGAGAACTGGCGAATGATGCTTTTGATGCTACTTTGGCAAAAGCAAAACAAGCCTGGAACAATACATTAGGACGTGTTGCTGTTGAAGGCGGAACCGTTGACCAGGTACGTACTTTTTATTCCTGCTTTTACCGCGCTGTTTGCTTTCCGCAAAGAATGTATGAGATCAACAGCGAGAATAAGGTTGTGCATTACAGTCCGTATACAGGACAGACCTACCCTGGCTACCTGTATGCAGGCACTGGTTTTTGGGATACTTTCCGCGCGCTGTATCCTTTCCTGAACCTGGTATATCCTTCCATCAACAAAGAAATGCAGGAGGGGCTCCTCAATGATTACAAAGAAGGAGGCTGGTTGCCGGAATGGTCCAGTCCGGGTTATGCTAATGTAATGGTGGGTAACAACTCCGCCTCAGTGGTATCGGAAGCATGGCTCAAAGGATTGAGGGGATACGACATCCACACACTTTACCAGGCACTGCTGCACGGAGCCAATAACGAAGGACCGCTCACCGCAGTGGGCCGCGCAGGGGTAAAATACTACAATGAACTGGGCTATGTGCCTTACGATGTAAAGCTCAATGAAAATGCCGCACGCACGCTGGAATATGCGTATGATGACTACGCCATTTACAAACTCGGAAAAGCATTGGGCAGGCCGAAAGAAGAAACAGACCTGTATGCAAAAAGAAGCCTGAATTACCGGAACCTTTTTGATCCGGAAACCAAACTCATGCGGGGTAAAAACAAAGACGGCAACTTTCAAAAACCTTTCAACCCGTTCAAATGGGGAGATGCTTTCACAGAAGGAAACAGCTGGCATTATTCCTGGTCGGTCTTTCACGATATACAGGGATTGATCAACCTGATGGGAGGCAGGCAAACATTTGTGAAGATGCTGGATTCGGTATTCATCATGCCACCGGTATTTGATGAAAGCTATTATGGTGGCGTGATACACGAGATCAGGGAAATGCAATTGGTGAACATGGGACAGTATGCACATGGCAACCAACCTATACAGCACATGCTCTATTTGTATAACTATGCTGGCGAACCCTGGAAAACACAATACTGGGTGCGGGAAGCCATGAACCGTTTGTACCTGGCCACACCCGATGGTTATTGTGGCGATGAAGACAATGGCCAGACATCTGCCTGGTACCTGTTTTCGGCATTGGGCTTCTATCCTGTTACGCCTGCATCCGACCAATATGTATTGGGTGCTCCTTTGTTCAGGAAAGCGACCATCAAACTGGAAAATGGCAAACAGGTTGTGATCGATGCGCCGGCGAACAGCAAGGAGAATCTTTATGTACAGCAACTGCAATGGAATAATACCTCTTATAATAAAAACTGGCTTGGCCACAGCGCCCTGCAACAGGGTGCAGTGTTGAAATTCACCATGGGTGACCAACCGAATAAGCAAAGAGGGATATCGGAAACTTCCTTCCCTTATTCTTTTTCAACAGATAAAGAGAATCCTTTCCTGAAGAAGTAA
- a CDS encoding amidohydrolase has product MLRIDAHQHFWQYDPVRDTWIDDTMTAIRRDFLPEDLLPLLNKNQVDGCVAVQADQSETETDFLLQQAAQHPFVKGVVGWVDLRSPALEERLAHYSQFNLLKGFRHILQAEDPQFMLEDAFMKGINRLRQFGFTYDVLIYAHQLKHAAQLAAAFPDQPFVIDHIAKPAIKQGEIAEWAKDIRKIAGLPNVYCKVSGMVTEAHWQQWNEATFQPYLDVVVGAFGMNRLMYGSDWPVCLLAADYEANINIVKHYFSSFSAEEQNRFFGGNAIQFYQLS; this is encoded by the coding sequence ATGCTGCGCATTGATGCACACCAGCATTTCTGGCAATACGATCCGGTGCGTGATACCTGGATCGATGATACCATGACGGCGATCCGCAGAGACTTTCTGCCGGAAGACCTTCTGCCTTTATTGAATAAGAACCAGGTAGATGGTTGCGTAGCGGTGCAGGCCGATCAGTCGGAAACAGAAACGGATTTTTTGCTGCAACAGGCTGCTCAACATCCTTTTGTCAAAGGAGTGGTAGGATGGGTGGACCTGCGTTCACCTGCTTTAGAAGAAAGACTCGCACATTATAGCCAGTTCAATTTGCTCAAAGGTTTCCGGCATATCCTGCAGGCAGAAGACCCGCAGTTCATGCTGGAAGATGCTTTCATGAAAGGCATCAACCGCCTTCGGCAATTTGGTTTTACTTATGATGTGCTGATCTATGCACATCAATTAAAGCATGCTGCACAGTTGGCGGCAGCTTTTCCCGATCAGCCCTTTGTGATAGATCATATTGCGAAGCCTGCGATCAAACAGGGAGAAATAGCAGAATGGGCCAAGGATATTCGAAAGATAGCCGGGCTCCCCAATGTATATTGTAAGGTGTCGGGCATGGTAACCGAAGCCCATTGGCAACAATGGAACGAGGCAACTTTCCAACCTTACCTCGATGTGGTAGTGGGTGCCTTCGGTATGAACCGGTTGATGTACGGGTCGGACTGGCCGGTTTGTTTGCTGGCGGCCGATTACGAGGCAAATATCAACATCGTAAAACATTATTTTTCGTCATTCAGCGCCGAAGAACAAAACCGTTTTTTCGGAGGCAATGCGATTCAATTTTATCAGCTTAGTTAA
- a CDS encoding LacI family DNA-binding transcriptional regulator, producing the protein MKKISLKDIAKMAGVSTSTVSFVLNGKAEQMRISKPIVDKVHQIVKKSGYQPNRVAVSLRTGKSKIIGLLVDDISNQFFASCAKFIEDEANEYGYKVIFCCTENDAHRARTLLNILNYQQVDGFIITPTVKMNKDIEQLVQYKKPFVLMDRYFPEINTPYVLVNNYSGIEKGMAHLIRKGYKRIGFVTVDLKMIQMDMREQAYKDAQKKEQPASKQKLLLKLPINCTDDREATMQTITSFIRDTELDAVFFATNYLGILGLESIQQMGLEIPRDIAVICFDDNDIFRLHTPAITVIRQPIDKIAKSSVAILMDQLGAGKHKVQRIQVEIDPEFVVRKST; encoded by the coding sequence ATGAAGAAAATATCCCTGAAGGATATAGCGAAAATGGCCGGGGTATCTACCTCTACGGTTTCTTTTGTACTCAACGGAAAGGCTGAACAGATGCGCATCAGCAAGCCGATAGTAGACAAAGTCCACCAGATTGTTAAGAAATCAGGTTATCAGCCCAACCGGGTAGCGGTGAGTTTGCGAACAGGAAAGTCAAAGATCATTGGATTATTGGTAGACGATATTTCCAACCAGTTTTTTGCATCCTGCGCCAAATTCATCGAGGATGAAGCTAATGAATACGGATACAAAGTGATCTTTTGTTGTACGGAAAATGATGCCCATCGCGCAAGGACCCTGCTCAATATCCTCAATTACCAGCAAGTGGATGGATTTATCATCACGCCTACGGTAAAGATGAATAAAGACATCGAACAACTGGTGCAGTATAAGAAACCTTTTGTTTTGATGGACCGTTATTTCCCGGAGATCAATACGCCGTATGTGTTAGTGAATAATTATTCGGGAATTGAGAAAGGAATGGCGCACCTCATCAGGAAAGGATATAAGCGAATCGGTTTCGTAACCGTCGATTTGAAGATGATACAGATGGACATGCGGGAACAGGCTTATAAAGATGCCCAGAAAAAAGAACAACCGGCTTCGAAACAAAAACTCCTGCTAAAGTTACCCATCAATTGCACAGATGATAGAGAAGCAACTATGCAGACGATCACTTCTTTTATCAGGGATACTGAGCTGGACGCTGTGTTTTTTGCTACGAATTACCTGGGTATCCTGGGACTGGAAAGCATACAGCAGATGGGACTTGAGATCCCCAGGGATATTGCCGTGATTTGTTTTGATGATAATGATATTTTCAGGCTGCATACACCTGCCATTACAGTGATCAGGCAGCCCATAGATAAAATTGCAAAATCTTCCGTGGCCATACTGATGGATCAACTGGGTGCGGGGAAGCATAAAGTACAACGTATACAAGTTGAGATCGACCCGGAATTTGTGGTGCGCAAATCAACCTGA
- a CDS encoding fumarylacetoacetate hydrolase family protein, whose product MKLIRFGEAGKEKPGVCVDGRYYDASGWVRDYDEDFFANGELATLQKKLNAGITALPELPAGTRLGCPVAKPSKIVCIGLNYADHAKETGAATPSEPIIFMKSTTAIVGPNDAIMIPKGSEKTDWEVELAVVIGKKASYVSKEAALDYVAGYALHNDVSERAFQLERNGTWDKGKGCDTFAPIGPWLATQDEIADVNNLRLWLSVNGKKMQDGTTANLIFDVPFLVSYISQFMTLLPGDIISTGTPAGVGLGFNPAIYLQPGDVVELGIDSLGTSTQKVVAYAAH is encoded by the coding sequence ATGAAACTGATACGTTTTGGTGAAGCAGGAAAAGAGAAACCCGGTGTTTGTGTAGATGGACGTTATTACGATGCATCAGGATGGGTGCGCGATTACGACGAAGATTTTTTTGCCAACGGAGAATTGGCCACTTTACAAAAGAAACTGAACGCAGGAATAACAGCCTTGCCGGAATTGCCCGCCGGTACCCGCCTGGGATGCCCGGTAGCAAAGCCTTCTAAGATTGTTTGTATCGGATTGAATTATGCCGATCATGCAAAAGAAACCGGAGCAGCCACACCAAGTGAACCGATCATTTTCATGAAGTCAACTACTGCCATCGTTGGTCCGAATGATGCGATCATGATCCCCAAAGGATCGGAAAAAACAGACTGGGAAGTGGAGCTGGCAGTAGTAATAGGAAAGAAAGCAAGCTATGTTTCAAAGGAAGCGGCTTTGGATTATGTAGCGGGCTATGCATTGCACAACGATGTATCGGAACGCGCTTTCCAGTTGGAGCGAAATGGTACCTGGGATAAAGGAAAGGGATGCGACACTTTTGCACCGATCGGCCCCTGGTTGGCAACACAGGATGAAATAGCCGATGTAAATAATTTGCGTTTGTGGTTATCTGTGAACGGTAAAAAAATGCAGGATGGTACCACTGCCAACCTCATTTTCGATGTGCCGTTCCTGGTTTCCTATATCAGCCAGTTCATGACCTTATTGCCCGGTGATATTATTTCTACCGGAACACCCGCAGGTGTGGGATTGGGATTCAATCCTGCCATTTATCTCCAACCGGGCGATGTGGTGGAATTGGGCATCGACAGCTTGGGAACCTCAACACAAAAGGTGGTAGCGTATGCTGCGCATTGA
- a CDS encoding S1/P1 nuclease, with protein MTIAKKLFIIAALLYLPFESNAWGMLGHRIVGEIAETYLTAQARKEVRAILGNESLAMTANWPDFIKSDPSFNYLGPWHYINFDDGYTLDMMKEYLAKDTAVDAYTKLNFLIRELKKKGLDQEKKKLYLRLLVHIVGDVHQPMHTGRQSDLGGNRIRLQWFGEPTNLHAVWDEKLIDYQQLSYTEYVKAINFTTLQERKLWQSAPIANWLFESYEISRKLYDEAGRSPELKLSYRYNFDHINTLNERLLKGGVRLAGVLNEIFSQKA; from the coding sequence ATGACAATTGCGAAAAAACTATTCATCATTGCAGCATTGCTTTACTTGCCTTTTGAATCGAATGCCTGGGGCATGCTCGGACACCGGATCGTAGGGGAAATTGCTGAAACATATCTCACCGCCCAGGCACGCAAAGAGGTAAGGGCTATTTTAGGCAACGAATCGCTGGCCATGACTGCTAACTGGCCCGATTTCATCAAGTCAGACCCTTCTTTCAACTACCTCGGCCCCTGGCATTATATCAATTTTGATGATGGGTATACCTTGGACATGATGAAAGAATATCTTGCCAAAGACACAGCTGTAGACGCCTATACCAAATTGAATTTCCTGATCAGGGAACTGAAGAAAAAAGGACTGGACCAGGAAAAGAAAAAATTGTACCTGCGCTTACTGGTGCACATTGTGGGAGACGTGCACCAACCGATGCACACGGGCAGGCAGTCAGACCTGGGCGGCAACCGCATTCGATTACAATGGTTCGGTGAACCCACTAACCTACATGCGGTATGGGATGAAAAGTTGATCGACTACCAGCAACTGAGTTATACCGAATATGTGAAAGCCATTAATTTCACCACACTGCAGGAGCGGAAACTATGGCAGTCGGCACCCATTGCCAACTGGCTTTTCGAATCTTACGAGATCAGCCGGAAACTGTACGACGAAGCCGGCCGCTCACCTGAACTGAAATTAAGTTACCGTTATAATTTCGATCACATCAATACCCTCAATGAACGTTTGCTGAAAGGAGGAGTAAGACTGGCCGGGGTTTTGAACGAGATTTTCTCGCAGAAAGCTTAA
- a CDS encoding SGNH/GDSL hydrolase family protein: MKQTFLFFAAFFCVISFPQNLVAQQVTVYKWFDPATAASPVIEGRGWQEGLAASYDRLPQKMEKLVRLPLWNLSHNTAGEYINFKTTATTIIVKYKVTGTHAMPHMPATGVSGVDLYAKNTNGSWQWARGNYRFGDTIEYRFTNLVPPGKEAIFRLYLPLYNTITWMNIGVPADAIFAAMPVGTEKPIVVYGTSIMQGACASRPGLAWPSILGRKINKRVINLGFSGNGQLETPLIDLINEIDAQVFVLDCMPNLASRTRFPKEEVQRRIVAAVKGIRLKHASTPILLAAHSGGLPGADMDSTMTNEYKNASLILSETFHNLVKESVPHIYLLTDAAIGFGPESTVDGTHPNDMGMIQYAAAYEKIIREIITAKYHKAN, from the coding sequence ATGAAGCAAACCTTTCTTTTTTTTGCAGCATTTTTTTGTGTAATAAGTTTTCCGCAAAACCTGGTGGCACAACAGGTTACAGTCTACAAGTGGTTTGATCCTGCCACAGCAGCGTCGCCTGTAATTGAAGGCAGGGGCTGGCAAGAAGGACTGGCAGCATCTTATGATCGCCTTCCCCAAAAAATGGAAAAACTCGTGCGTCTCCCGTTATGGAATCTTTCACATAATACGGCAGGAGAATACATTAATTTTAAAACCACAGCTACTACTATTATCGTAAAGTATAAAGTAACCGGCACTCATGCCATGCCACACATGCCTGCTACCGGAGTAAGTGGAGTAGACCTGTATGCGAAGAATACCAATGGAAGCTGGCAATGGGCAAGAGGGAATTATCGTTTTGGAGATACGATTGAATACCGCTTCACAAACCTGGTACCTCCTGGTAAGGAAGCCATATTCAGACTATATCTACCGCTGTACAATACAATCACCTGGATGAATATCGGCGTACCGGCCGATGCAATCTTTGCTGCTATGCCGGTGGGTACTGAAAAACCTATTGTAGTATACGGTACATCGATCATGCAAGGCGCTTGTGCCAGCAGACCAGGCCTAGCATGGCCCAGCATCCTGGGAAGGAAAATAAACAAACGGGTTATCAACCTCGGATTTTCCGGCAACGGGCAGCTGGAAACTCCGCTGATCGATCTCATCAATGAAATCGATGCACAGGTTTTTGTGCTGGATTGTATGCCCAATCTCGCCAGCCGGACACGTTTCCCCAAAGAAGAAGTGCAGCGAAGGATTGTTGCGGCAGTAAAAGGAATACGATTGAAACATGCGTCAACGCCTATTCTGTTGGCAGCGCACAGTGGCGGACTTCCTGGCGCCGATATGGACAGTACTATGACGAATGAATACAAAAATGCCAGTCTCATTCTTAGTGAGACATTTCATAACCTGGTGAAGGAAAGTGTGCCTCACATTTACCTGCTAACAGATGCAGCAATTGGCTTTGGCCCGGAGAGCACAGTAGATGGTACGCACCCCAATGATATGGGTATGATACAATATGCTGCTGCCTACGAAAAAATCATCAGGGAAATCATTACGGCCAAATATCATAAAGCAAATTGA
- a CDS encoding SDR family NAD(P)-dependent oxidoreductase has protein sequence MLSLKGKKAVVTGGGSGIGKAVSVVFAKQGAEVCILELNADHAASVVEEIKTQGGKATVYACDVSNQQQVKEVFGQIGRHDILVNNAGISHIGNVETTSEADFEKLFNVNVKGVYNCLHAAVPLMKQHDGGVILNMSSIAAVTGLNDRFAYSMTKGAVYAMTLSVAKDYLKHGIRCNCVSPARVHTPFVDGFLAKNYPGKEAEMFEKLSQSQPIGRMGKPEEIANLILYLCSDEASFITGSDYPIDGGFIKLNG, from the coding sequence ATGTTAAGTCTGAAAGGAAAAAAAGCCGTGGTAACCGGCGGTGGGAGCGGCATAGGCAAAGCCGTGTCGGTGGTATTCGCCAAACAGGGTGCAGAAGTATGCATACTGGAACTGAATGCCGATCATGCAGCATCTGTAGTGGAAGAGATCAAAACGCAAGGCGGGAAAGCAACGGTGTACGCCTGTGATGTAAGTAACCAGCAGCAGGTTAAGGAAGTTTTTGGCCAGATAGGCCGGCACGATATACTGGTGAACAATGCAGGGATATCGCATATCGGAAATGTGGAGACCACTTCCGAAGCAGATTTTGAGAAGCTGTTCAATGTAAATGTCAAAGGAGTGTATAACTGTCTGCATGCTGCAGTTCCGTTGATGAAACAGCATGACGGAGGAGTTATCCTGAATATGTCATCGATCGCTGCTGTAACGGGACTGAACGACCGTTTCGCTTATTCCATGACGAAAGGAGCGGTATATGCCATGACGCTATCTGTTGCGAAAGATTATTTAAAACACGGAATCCGGTGCAACTGCGTTTCCCCGGCACGTGTGCATACTCCTTTTGTAGACGGGTTCCTCGCAAAGAATTACCCGGGCAAAGAAGCGGAAATGTTTGAGAAACTTTCACAGTCGCAACCGATCGGCAGGATGGGTAAGCCCGAAGAAATAGCCAACCTGATCCTGTACCTGTGTTCAGATGAAGCTTCGTTTATCACGGGTTCGGATTACCCGATCGATGGTGGGTTTATCAAACTCAACGGGTAA